A stretch of the Erpetoichthys calabaricus chromosome 3, fErpCal1.3, whole genome shotgun sequence genome encodes the following:
- the LOC114647841 gene encoding potassium voltage-gated channel subfamily A member 3-like, whose amino-acid sequence MDDHLSLLHSPPPSYTKQRKSTNIVNPGYTETEHDIMTVVACDNILEETAALPGHHSLDRYEPDHECCERVVINISGLRFETQLKTLAQFPETLLGDPKKRMRYFDPLRNEYFFDRNRPSFDAILYYYQSGGRIRRPVNVPIDIFSEEIRFYELGEEAMEKFREDEGFIKEEERPLPTNEFQRQVWLLFEYPESSGPARGIAIVSVLVILISIVIFCLETLPEFRDDKEYPSPIAPVINGTNPYLSNSFTDPFFVVETLCIIWFSFELLVRFFACPSKATFSKNIMNIIDIVAIIPYFITLGTELAERQGNGQQAMSLAILRVIRLVRVFRIFKLSRHSKGLQILGQTLKASMRELGLLIFFLFIGVILFSSAVYFAEADDPTSGFNSIPDAFWWAVVTMTTVGYGDMHPVTIGGKIVGSLCAIAGVLTIALPVPVIVSNFNYFYHRETEGEEQAQYLHVGSCQHLSSTEELKKARSSSSLSKSEYMVVEEGINSAFKSSNFKNSNCTPNSQNYVNIKKIFTDV is encoded by the coding sequence ATGGACGACCACCTCAGCCTCCTTCACTCGCCTCCGCCGTCTTACACGAAGCAGAGGAAAAGCACCAACATCGTGAACCCGGGCTATACGGAGACTGAGCACGACATCATGACAGTGGTCGCCTGTGACAACATTCTGGAGGAGACGGCGGCGCTGCCCGGGCATCACTCTTTGGATCGCTACGAGCCCGACCATGAGTGCTGCGAGCGGGTGGTCATTAACATCTCCGGACTGCGCTTTGAAACTCAGCTCAAGACTTTAGCTCAGTTCCCAGAGACGTTGTTGGGTGACCCTAAAAAGAGGATGCGCTACTTTGACCCCCTGCGTAACGAGTACTTTTTTGACAGAAACAGACCCAGCTTTGATGCCATCCTTTATTACTATCAGTCCGGGGGGCGCATCAGGAGACCCGTTAACGTCCCCATTGACATCTTCTCCGAAGAAATCCGATTTTATGAACTTGGAGAGGAAGCCATGGAGAAATTCCGGGAAGACGAAGGCTTTATCAAAGAAGAGGAGCGTCCTTTGCCCACTAATGAGTTTCAGAGACAAGTGTGGCTACTGTTTGAGTATCCCGAGAGCTCCGGGCCAGCTCGGGGCATCGCAATTGTCTCCGTTTTGGTCATTCTAATCTCCATTGTTATATTTTGCCTGGAAACCTTGCCCGAGTTTAGGGACGATAAGGAGTACCCCAGCCCCATAGCACCTGTTATAAACGGAACAAATCCTTACCTGTCCAACAGTTTTACAGATCCTTTTTTCGTGGTAGAGACGCTTTGCATCATCTGGTTTTCTTTCGAACTGCTCGTGAGATTCTTCGCTTGCCCTAGCAAAGCCACGTTTTCCAAAAATATCATGAACATCATAGACATTGTGGCCATCATTCCATACTTCATTACCCTAGGGACTGAGCTGGCCGAAAGGCAGGGCAACGGTCAGCAGGCCATGTCTTTGGCAATTCTGCGAGTCATCAGGCTGGTGAGAGTTTTCCGGATCTTTAAACTCTCCCGGCACTCGAAAGGGCTCCAGATTTTGGGACAGACTCTGAAAGCCAGCATGAGGGAACTGGGGTTGttgattttcttcctttttattggggTCATCCTTTTCTCTAGCGCCGTCTATTTTGCCGAAGCCGACGACCCCACCTCTGGCTTTAACAGCATCCCCGATGCCTTCTGGTGGGCAGTGGTCACCATGACGACGGTTGGCTATGGAGACATGCACCCCGTCACGATAGGTGGCAAAATTGTCGGGTCACTGTGTGCAATCGCTGGTGTGCTCACCATCGCCCTTCCAGTGCCTGTCATTGTATCCAATTTTAACTACTTTTACCACCGGGAGACGGAGGGAGAGGAGCAGGCGCAGTACCTGCACGTCGGCAGCTGCCAGCACCTGTCGTCCACCGAAGAGCTGAAGAAAGCGCGCAGCTCGTCCTCTTTGAGCAAATCCGAGTACATGGTGGTGGAGGAAGGCATCAACAGTGCTTTCAAGTCGTCCAACTTTAAAAACAGCAACTGCACACCAAACAGTCAAAACTATGTGAACATCAAAAAGATATTCACTGACGTTTAA